ggcatgcccatttgtttcgtgtctcccagtgctcttcgctttcttattgcagacctgcatggttacaacaaaatgatctgcaaaactgaaaatatttactctctggcttttacagaaaaggctgaccagcctctggttcccgtaccggtcaactgattggagtacctttccagtttggaaacatctgggcaggcccaggtttgcaaaattctttaagagtagttatggagttttgcttctaaacatttttatggctgtatacttctgagcgaggttgtgctgtgtaattctgagccgggattttctcaaactgtttcttatttcttataccggacacccctaaattccaaggggaatgggatgttaaggaagccatggagtttaggaaaaagatacagatttcatttccatttaagcatcgatgtatctccatcctaggcagcatcggttctgtggtattgataggggaactaaatagcaaccaaatttatagaaaatagtgggtcattgggtacacaagttcttcttttcaacatttttgtagtgtttgcagtttaagatgaccgttcctgagaaacaggcagcctcttagaatgaaatagcattttccctgaaccatactcaatttttatttcgtagacagcaggaagggcaatcacacatccaacacatggggacctcaaagataaaacgtaactttctgggagcacactacccccgtctccctctgctcttttcactgtcccattgtccctgaaggctctttcgtatcttctgctcatgactccagtaactcttccttctcgtccctcagctggtaagtttacttttctactttgaccaagcaaactgaagccaacagaaaagaactttcaccagcaactcccagcacatccgctcgccttctgatgtctgtgacctcactctcgctgccccacctcttattacaggtgacatcgaaagccagatcatccaaaagtcaccagggggcccatccatacaatcttctccgggctgtcactcccacatccatcctctctgtcactacctcatctattttgttctcctgctagttggctcctatcagtatataaaagtccatcctcttaaaagaaacaaacagcactccttgactctaattggcccccaccaactgccaccccatgtctttgcagcaaatctttaatgagtcgtttaaactcactgtctgcatattctcttgagccattcccttttgcacccactctggcttttcccctgatctctcgctctatggaaactgctctgtcaaggccatcagtgaccccacgttgctaaatatagtggtcagtttttagtcttcatcatgcgtggccctttggcagcatttgacccagctcttccatttctcctcccccgtgttcctgcttcacttggcctccagcccatcgctctgctttcgatccactggctggtcttttgccaacgtctcctcttttttccaaatatttactgcgaatgtgcctcggagttgggtcctgggtctctcctctatctcactgctatacttttggtggaagcaaccagacttggaaattgacatgccatcaatttctcgatttgtccaaaactccctgattggccttttccatttggaactctctccctgatactcatattctttctctttcattcatcttgctttcacattcatacatatgttctactgtgtaaattacttttccaaattttgaatcagtccatacatatcatgtgaaatgctcagatctctattatttccactaagatgcttattctaccttagaacctttctgcatttctgtatttatgtcaataaagtgaatagtatttctataagcctcatagttaaacagtgtgtttgtttggggctattatgtaacatgaaataatgatacatcaacatagtcctttttcatttaattttatgtaacaccaagatgaggtttttgcactgaagactgtttcattgaaattttacctacgttatggacagtcagtttatgtgaaagccctcatttctccccttttctgatatattttccatttggctattataacatgtaacttggcatgaaataaagttccaaatccattcacataataaaattaatacatttaaattatattttttaatgttaaaaagaaaaaaaaaaaccccagactcctctacctattaggcatttctgtggcaatatctaatagactccttcatcatgacattgaagaactgagctgattccagcccctttccacctgctcagccccatcttgtcccatcccctgtggatggagaggacatccatcccattttccaggtccagatgttggaaccatgttctttctctctctttctcttacacacacacagacagcaaatccagcttgttagaaaattctggctactctgaattcattaaccacctactccctgttccccaccctcctaggagccaccttcagctccttgttggacaccaaatagcctacttcttccatctttgcttttctacaatctcatccacacagagtcagagggagcctataaaagcatacatttgagggggtgggtgtagctcagtgatacagtgcatgcttagcatgcatgagatcctgggttcaaaccacagcaccttcactaaaataaataaattaacctcctcccaagaaaacccaaaacaaaagcataaattggacatcacccatcccatcaaaactcactaaaagggtcaccattccattaggagccaaagtcgtcccaaagtcttccaggacccggcctgctctgcctctccgcccacactctccccatcactctgggggcctctggctccggctcttccttcttcctccggatctattctgcttcaagttcattactccttgagatctgccaggattgccttattccctcctgcctgcctcccaccccaccaccatcacctgagtttgctcatatcactcttatttttccccaagctcttgctacccccatcatgttgcctgttttctctgctaaaactctgagcccccagtgatggggagtcgtgtctattttgttgactaataaagcccaagagccttgggaatgggtatagttactagattcccataagtagtaggagcttatacagatttgatgaatgaatgcagaggtcctggtccaattcgatggagcacttctgtgtcgtgctcaaagattaactctcctttcctcctgagagagggtgaccacttccttggtgatcaaaggcaagatctattttctttatgctgttaaccttaggcggggagactgggggatcttcatttatattttaaaatttgattcactctgcagtttgtctcctgtctatgtatccttttgagaaaccgtttatgagtgatcattcttccatcagattgaacaggatccagggggaagtaccaagcctgtcccatcggccatcctgtgtgtcatgtcctgtgacccagtggatgctcagcacgtaagtgaaccaacaggagtgagtgaagagatgggaacatctcattattgtggtggctgcactctgtccgatgccttgagatttggggaagggtttacaactgcggaggcgagatgtcaggtcctctatgctcttcctgagtgccctggccttacccattcccccagccccctctgggcagccaagcccaggagctgggccaccggcgattgtgctgatcaataatccacctcacccaaagtccgggggtaagagcggccagcacaactggttgtaaactctgaagtcaggtccttggaggaattcctcactgaacaatgttttggaccttttatttttctctatagcctccagctgaagaaacagattgccttaggtacatgaaaggtgaggacacctactatccccatggagcccaggtggggctgggagtctgctgtttgtacagccggtgggctcgtgttgctttgggcatccctgtgcctgaattcctgcagtacactcggtggtaagaacggaggtgcctggcagggagggaagcgtgtcgggggactacacagctggggagacgttaacctggggtgagcgggagccggctgatgcatggaatctcggtgcagggaactctccaaactcagagaggttcccactcccgcagggtccctttgatcagggtgctaggctgtcagcactgcagggtccctgtgaggatcatggtgccttcaggcagtgggaagtgaggggtccagtggcaattaaattaactgtgcacccaaagccaaccccctctctttcagcctgtttcctaatctgcaaaactggaatgatgttaaccatcccgcaggtttgttgatgggctgggtgggacacactagacagccaggagctggaattcctctgtgccctgattgttatccttccttcacactatttactctcacaagttcagtctctctgtctctctctcattcacttgtaactttctctcctgctctggtttcatttgattcccaccctcctcccaatccccagatgagtgaaattaatttctgtgtgtcagttccaaattcccgggaaagatgctctgtcccctctggattggttgtccaacccatcagttgcagtcagaggagtgagtccctctgtgaccagaggaggggctctgcccagccccccagccaccactgtgggagcacatagctctccgaggaggaggtactggctgtgacttggtgtcactaagtgtgaatttatctctcctcttgccccacctccatcctcctaaacaaagatgaaaattaaacactcccgagatttgtgtcatggagcactcagggtgggggctaagagggctggattccctgctgagtgtaaggggctacagtgactcccaaacgagagcctgtaaaggaaacagcaccggccccaccggacacttagggtgctgagtctgcgtgacattgagccaggcttctgaccacagctcaggggtctggtccgaccggttagtctttgaaaccaaccagctttggattcctcaatccctccctgaggttttacctgaaccacgagcttctgtatctctgaagacagatgatgaggacccttcacgtaaggcatttgcacagccctgtgcgggaatttgtgctgcacggtctgcccggcgagctgaccaaagttcgtattttactgatcttagaaatagtctggtttcctgatgcactgtttcactgaacaagcaacagaagccacctctggctgataaaagcaaaaaagggacttaatgaaaagatactgggagggtgcatggagtggcccagaccagagccgacccgggggccgtaggagatgttggggagccccaggcaccaggctgcgcagggtgctaccgggccccctgctgccccagcagggaccccccctcctcctgacactccacctcactgcaggttcatgtcccggcagggccaggtcacactgaagccaccagcacacacctcaatgggggagttggccccttctcagctgagggcgtgcctgctgtggggagaggcccagttagaggaaggcggttcccctactgttccgagttaatgcgcaagtcagtgtccatcactcaggagagccgggctggtcggacatcattgtggtgactaggccgtctgagttcacgtattactttttaggttggaaggcccaagagggagaaaaagtggaggttctagtacttattttatatttcccatgtaccaggtgcggtaagcaagccacttcagacaaggcccataacaaccacattaataggccacggagaaagtcatacagtcaggcctctgcagccccgaaacccgtgtcctcatcagttccgtagttaccagtggaagttgtagggatttatgggactgtgtgttcctgtgggggctgggatgtgtgtgtttaaatccacatcttcagaaactcggccagaaccacagccactgattgcatggaggcagaggaggggaggcttccagcctctggtccagctcgtgtggagctcagaagttgctccttctgtcctgaaaacaacaccagagctgagggagctgcaaacccactgctcttcttagatccacaagaaaactgagggggaaagctgctcccaacacagagaggcagcctggcaggcttggagagtcacagctcccagggcagaacccgcttttgtaagaaccccgggggcaggcagatttaacagatccctgaggccagctggaggctcagcggggggaagtccgagtgtgacaactccagggggccagtcagaggggccccctgctctttttcatgcattttacctccaggaccgtatcctgttctcagagtgaagatcataggaaaactcctcatggttcctgccaggaaaggaaaaaatagctctattgaaatacacccagaacattctcttccattgtggggggttgtgttttttttgtttttttttttttatgagaaattattttaccagagcctaacctacctgggggaagggaaatacattctgtgtcacccaaattggggtgggggaaagagacacacttgtggaggtcacagctcagggcacaggctcaatgagaactaatcacaggactacagatgccctgctctgtcccgctcccccaacaccttacctccatgtcagtagggcccctgtgtaataacaggaataaaattaaaagaagtaaatgtctcaggagtgtctagggaataCCCAAAGACAgaggggagatgaaaacaaggacacacgggtggctttagcctctcgcacgaatagctgtagcaaactacacacagcccagccccagtagataaacagaaatcctcacagaagaaactatttattttggttctcttacccagtgcattccatggtgcatcctcgcctagaattgagtggaagcaagtccatctcagaagggacatacctgaagagaaatggctttccagactctgaagggcagagaaagcaccagcctgggttagagaaaggtgaggggtggggtagggggttggctgccttcttccccaaataaggaaccttcctgaggccagcacagtgggagggagggccatagggtggaagcagccagacttcttcctgagaagtgataggatgcctccaagggaccattcaggtgcccaaactgtgtcctgatggtgggagtcagtcggtctgcctcagagcccaggactgaggtgggcgcacagcaggccggtcttacttggccggatccatttcacttctccgaaaccctgtgtaaaacatgaagcgtggacgacctggtgagcacagctctgccctcaagaccggtttcaactcctctcttcccagagaacagcatctctgagcccgtcctgggtgacctcacagagatcaccctagtggcccaggctagtgaccgggaacatgtaccttcctgcagccaaccccagacgtccactgatgcatcatatactggcaaagatgtgagttcctgtgcattggtctaacagcagagactctgccacaggcccaagaggtggtgtgtgggacaagcagaggtgcaggagtgtacgcagtgcaaaggtgtaagtggtggcaggggtgcaggggctgtggagggtgcaggcagttcaggggatgcgggggtgcaggcagtgcggaagggcagagagtggcaggggtgcagaggtacagggagtgtaggggtgcaggaaggtgctcaggcacgtggccagggtcagaaggcaagtgcacatcctcgcagtcagcctgaccccgggagattagtgcaatggtctggggtggcggagggggcggcggcggcggcggcggcggtgggtgggaggctgcccgggcaagccggtcgatttcttctcttccctgcagcctggcctgggggggcgttggccgccggagattcgccagatgttggactccaggtaagcttgctcctgggtggtggggcggttaggtcagggggcggtggcagcggcaagggggcggagcggggctgcccctggcgaactgatggaatagctgccttctcccggctgccgggcctgggagcggcctctgctgccccaggtcgccgcacacacctgtcccactcagcttgctgagtggggagtggaggcggtgtcGTTAAGTTGCAGGGCCCACGGGTATAGGGGGGCTGCCGCGcggaagccggtcaattcgctccgctctcacccgcggcggagccagggccggcttctgctgccgtagaggcgggacgccggtctccaggtgagcttggtcctgggaggcggcggcggcggcggcggctgggggttggggtccgttccagggagctgctccatttcttctctcccccgcggcctggcctgggggcgacctctgccgccagagatttgcctgaggtccgactccaggtgagcttgctcctgggagatgggtgcggtgcattcagggggctgggaagttggtggctgcggggatagggaggctgccccgggggagcttgaggattagctcccatgtctgtgccacgtggcctgcaggcagcctctgctgcgccaggtcccgggacaaccctttcccactttgcctgctgggggcgggaggcagggtagtcagggtgcacgggtggcgggggtcgggggcctgcagcgggggagcgggcacatttgctcccatcttccccgcggcttgtcctgggggcggtgtctcttgccctgggttaagagacacgtgtatcctagtcggcctggccccaggaggcgggcgtgttacgttgggggtggtggcagcagcggcaggttttcccatggagccggtccatttgctcccatttctccccacggtttgccctgggggcggtccctgttgtccctagttcgccgggcgtccatctccaggtcagcctgctccctagaggcggccaccgtgaggtcagggggcaggagcggtggctgctgtgggggtagggggctgccttggggagctggtggattggctcccttctccccgatggcctggtgtgggagtggcctctcctgcctcagatcaccagacacacctgtcccatttagcctgctgggggaggggcgccctgggcggtgcctttaaggtgtgggggaggcgacggcagggatagaggacctgcagcgcggagcctgtcaatttgctctcctcttccccacggccaaacctgggggcgtactctgctgccctagaagccggatgcccgtctccaagtcagcttgctcctgggaggcgggcgcgatgctgtcgaggggcagaggcagctgcgacggccggctgccccgcctaatggggccacttcttctcctctcccctgacctggcctggggacggcctctcccgcccaagattagcctgaaaccccacacccggtcaggttgctcctgggaggtgggcgcggtgacatcaggggttggagaggaggggggtctgcccctggcgggctggaggataagctcccatctctctggaggcctgacgtgggggtggcgtctgctgcccctcattcccgggtcacccttctccaggacatattgccccgggggtgctgtagggtgcgggggcggcgggttgttgtcgggggtatggagcttgccgcttgggagctgatggtttagatcccatttcccccgcagcttggcctgggggcagcctctgttgccccaggccgcaaagcactgtttccctgacagcttaaccaccggaagtgggcaggatgtgctgagggggcggaggcagccgccaaggcagcgacggagggggctgtccctggccagccggtcaatttgttcccatctcaacatttgctgccccagtttcgcaggacgcccttctccagtttatccttctcctgagaggtgggctcagtgcatgcagcccaaggtctgggctctcccctggggaggggcagaactctcttcttcttctttgtctttattcttcagcgaagtggttactggccccaattcttaattctgagaaagtgtagcctgtgttacggaggagctgctggacagtgaggtttctgggtgggttttcacatcagctgatgccccaggcaggcaggaaatctattacttagagcttcttagtctggagttgggggatggccccgccatcctcaccatgctttttacaaatgtgttactcccctctttttcctaggtgacattttaggttattgggtcccagattgctggcacactcatccctgttctcaaacatcttttaaacttgggtgaagtgataagttggggaagaagatgatttactgaaaggtaagaatacttaaatttgcattaaagctacattctgtcaatctttctcaaatgatttttctctgattctaaatccatgacctagtgaatgttgtactcctgtgtaaatcattgatcttcacatcacacttgttgagtggtcaacgagatttgttatttagattattcctgaaaggaaaagctcaggcttttgagaattccttgtctgatgtcacccaggcagtcacagtagaagacagagctgatataaaaatccctaacctgcctgaactgcaaagcttctgggattactgatccctgaaatgcaggtgactcttgatgataatctgggggatggtttacatgatcagattcttccagtcctgtaaatgggttccgtggccccagccccgggagagctggtcataagggccatatcgtgaggggtgggatgggaaggcaaggtctaagagctggcatcactgagattccacactcgctaaacacagaccccagagcctaattgttgtcaggttctgttctggatttgagagtgtgttcagacatgattcttgcccttcaggggtcactgcctgggtggaagtaacctttacataaatctggggaggatgacaattaagtagatgggctgttatgattctcagtgtgcccaggctcgctcttccaggcactcgtgggactaacgagagtcatgttattcactcatacactgatttattacccttgaattgatcatttgtcccacagtaagtgaaacaagcgacgaggaacctgagttttgtcccctttcctagcactgattgtatctgtcagtcaggcgccctgcgtatgcattgtgaaatggtggtatttcttgcccaatgggactgcacagtcagttctgagaatcaggggagacacgtgggtaggacagcacactgacacacatggcacccccccaccccatgagacagcatttTCGATGCTCAGgcgacccgatgtagaccgcggtgctacacctgagcatgtttagtgatcttggggGCTATGAAAATACAGGCTGCCGGTCCCTACgtctggagactctgagggtgtgcaccccagaattctgcattttaagaagcactttaactaattctgatgaagatgatctgagtgtcccactgagaaacactggtgtgcgatgcaccagtattgaggattctcagggagggATGTCTTTTCAcgatggtccaagggccctcacgagacttttgccttgggtgtaattgtatgtgttcgaaagtgatgtctctcacttccagtgcttgtcagcatgctctgtgcagggatttgctctcagcagatatcaaaaactataagtcttcaggtcaccgagctagagtgtgagcgatcttttattttggttttctttattgaaatgcggagtctcccgagaagagattcagactgaacagctttgtttcggactttggaagaccgctggtgcccaaggggttctctggcagcacaatgacgaatctaggtccctctttcactgctacgtcaatgaagtggaccgcttggacaaggccaaagctggtatcccaaccatagcccttgacagtgatgttcggctccaggaagccatcagatgcagcaggtggccagaggaggagccgaacgggctcatgaaatgtgacacccccagcttcatcaacacggaccagaactcttcctttggggaagatgatctcctgattttggaaccaccgattgttctagaaaataagccagttgcccagacctcacacaaagacttgaattggaaatgtgctttgtcaagtgtttctctgaagatgtgaagtctgtctttgtatggcaggaagtcccctttcacaaaattgtatgtgtttgtgtctgagagagagaaatggagacagacagaaagacggagacagaagagagccccctcagaagagagctagttaaggtgagtttttgtgccttagtttttgtgccatttggggttttggggggaacaaagtatttacactgtctcattctcctcgttggaaaccttggccccgtcctcagtgtcagcggccttgaacgggggttgccatggtgcgtttcatctggcgctgcctCTTCCAcgttctgcctttagcacgttgctttgcctcccagggctgccaccctttaaactgtaaggtgaggagtctggagtagatgatccatcccagctctgctgttttgcaaatttctgatttcgtattcggatgaggctgggatacacccagagcagtataaaccaggccctacctcctgtctcttgctggggcatccctcaggtctgtgccttctactcaagcctttactgagcccagcttttgtcaggagcccaagtgcctaccgggatggcaggagacctgtctctcgtggtcacggtggcagacatttctattggttgtgctgaaacagctcttctgagatcctccggccacccttgctccaacctgaggacagacctaccgttcctttcctaggaggaggatcaatccatggtgcattttatgacaatcctgtccccaggaatgcacggaaggttatcagctgagtgaggggcagtgcctctgtgtctctgtgtccctgtatctctgtctgctcacagtgccctgccaccggctactgaacaagaaaagtgctattcaccatgctgtgtgttttgcagatgtgtaggtgatggtcttgtggctcatgtgtgggctttgtgctgggatggtgaagggcttataaatacctcatcaacatgtattcgagatggcctggtgccacacagacttgattcatgaaggcatcaagcctgcacactggtttggaaacaacttggttttgatcagtcacactgcatgcatgactcactgctgatctctgggtggttttttcattttagatttattcacccagtgtcttgcttaagc
This genomic window from Camelus bactrianus isolate YW-2024 breed Bactrian camel chromosome 20, ASM4877302v1, whole genome shotgun sequence contains:
- the LOC141574279 gene encoding uncharacterized protein LOC141574279 isoform X1 — encoded protein: MSVTSLSLPHLLLQIEQDPGGSTKPVPSAILCVMSCDPVDAQHPPAEETDCLRYMKGEDTYYPHGAQVGLGVCCLYSRWARVALGIPVPEFLQYTRCLFPNLQNWNDVNHPAVHSMVHPRLELSGSKSISEGTYLKRNGFPDSEGQRKHQPGLEKENSISEPVLGDLTEITLVAQASDREHVPSCSQPQTSTDASYTGKDPGLGGRWPPEIRQMLDSSLTTGSGQDVLRGRRQPPRQRRRGLSLASRSICSHLNICCPSFAGRPSPVYPSPER
- the LOC141574279 gene encoding uncharacterized protein LOC141574279 isoform X5 gives rise to the protein MSVTSLSLPHLLLQIEQDPGGSTKPVPSAILCVMSCDPVDAQHPPAEETDCLRYMKVHSMVHPRLELSGSKSISEGTYLKRNGFPDSEGQRKHQPGLEKENSISEPVLGDLTEITLVAQASDREHVPSCSQPQTSTDASYTGKDPGLGGRWPPEIRQMLDSSLTTGSGQDVLRGRRQPPRQRRRGLSLASRSICSHLNICCPSFAGRPSPVYPSPER
- the LOC141574279 gene encoding uncharacterized protein LOC141574279 isoform X4, translated to MSVTSLSLPHLLLQIEQDPGGSTKPVPSAILCVMSCDPVDAQHPPAEETDCLRYMKGEDTYYPHGAQVGLGVCCLYSRWARVALGIPVPEFLQYTRCLFPNLQNWNDVNHPAVHSMVHPRLELSGSKSISEGTYLKRNGFPDSEGQRKHQPGLEKENSISEPVLGDLTEITLVAQASDREHVPSCSQPQTSTDASYTGKDPGLGGRWPPEIRQMLDSR
- the LOC141574279 gene encoding uncharacterized protein LOC141574279 isoform X3 — protein: MSVTSLSLPHLLLQIEQDPGGSTKPVPSAILCVMSCDPVDAQHPPAEETDCLRYMKGEDTYYPHGAQVGLGVCCLYSRWARVALGIPVPEFLQYTRCLFPNLQNWNDVNHPAVHSMVHPRLELSGSKSISEGTYLKRNGFPDSEGQRKHQPGLEKENSISEPVLGDLTEITLVAQASDREHVPSCSQPQTSTDASYTGKDPGLGGRWPPEIRQMLDSR
- the LOC141574279 gene encoding uncharacterized protein LOC141574279 isoform X2 — encoded protein: MSCDPVDAQHPPAEETDCLRYMKGEDTYYPHGAQVGLGVCCLYSRWARVALGIPVPEFLQYTRCLFPNLQNWNDVNHPAVHSMVHPRLELSGSKSISEGTYLKRNGFPDSEGQRKHQPGLEKENSISEPVLGDLTEITLVAQASDREHVPSCSQPQTSTDASYTGKDPGLGGRWPPEIRQMLDSSLTTGSGQDVLRGRRQPPRQRRRGLSLASRSICSHLNICCPSFAGRPSPVYPSPER